In Erinaceus europaeus chromosome 10, mEriEur2.1, whole genome shotgun sequence, one DNA window encodes the following:
- the LOC103123731 gene encoding LOW QUALITY PROTEIN: G2/mitotic-specific cyclin-B1-like (The sequence of the model RefSeq protein was modified relative to this genomic sequence to represent the inferred CDS: deleted 1 base in 1 codon), producing MALRVTRNTKITAENKAKISMVGAERVAASKVGLRPRMALRDIGNKVSKQPQAKMPLKKEAKALAVGRGIAKKLPKPVEKEPMPLEQESKPELEPEPPREEKLSHEPVLVDTPSASPMETPGCAPAEEDLCQDFSDVILAVSDVDAEDGADPNLCSEYVKDIYAYLRQLEEEQAVKPRYLLGREVTGNMRAILTDLLVQVQMKFRLLQETMYMTISVIDRFMQNNCVSKKMLQLVSVTAMFIASRYEEMYPPEIGNFTFVTDTYTKHQIRQMEMKILRALNFGLGQLLPLHFLCRSSKIGEVDVEQHMLAKYLMELTILYYDLVHSPPSQIAAGAFCLALKILSNGEWTPTLQHYLSYTEDSLLLVMQHLAKNIVMVNCGLTKHMTVKNKYATSKHAKISTLAQLNSTLVQDLAKAVAKFSL from the exons ATGGCCCTCCGGGTCACCAGGAACACGAAAATTACTGCTGAAAATAAGGCGAAGATCAGTATGGTAGGCGCCGAGCGAGTGGCTGCATCCAAGGTGGGGCTGAGACCAAGAATGGCCCTCCGAGACATCGGCAACAAAGTGAGCAAGCAGCCACAGGCCAAAATGCCTCTGAAAAAGGAAGCAAAAGCTTTAGCTGTTGGCAGAGGAATTGCT AAAAAACTACCAAAACCTGTGGAAAAGGAACCCATGCCTTTGGAGCAGGAGTCCAAACCTGAGCTAGAGCCTGAGCCCCCAAGAGAAGAAAAGCTTTCACATGAACCTGTTTTGGTAGATACTCCCTCTGCAAGCCCAATGGAGACACCTGGGTGTGCTCCAGCAGAAGAAGATCTGTGTCAAGATTTCTCTGATGTAATTCTTGCTGTGAGTGATGTGGATGCCGAAGATGGAGCTGACCCAAACCTCTGTAGTGAATATGTGAAAGATATCTATGCTTATCTGAGACAACTGGAGGAAGAGCAAGCAGTTAAGCCAAGATACCTACTGGGTCGAGAAGTCACTGGAAACATGAGAGCCATCTTAACTGACTTGCTAGTGCAGGTTCAAATGAAATTCAGGTTGCTGCAGGAGACTATGTATATGACTATTTCTGTTATTGATCGGTTCATGCAGAACAATTGTGTGTCCAAGAAGATGCTGCAGCTGGTTAGTGTTACTGCTATGTTTATTGCAAGCAGATATGAAGAGATGTACCCTCCAGAAATTGGCAACTTTACCTTTGTGACTGATACCTATACTAAGCACCAAATCAGACAAATGGAAATGAAGATTCTAAGAGCTTTAAATTTTGGTTTGGGTCAACTTCTGCCTCTACACTTCCTTTGTAGATCATCTAAGATTGGAGAGGTTGATGTTGAACAACATATGCTGGCCAAATACCTAATGGAACTGACTATTTTGTATTATGATTTGGTGCACTCTCCTCCTTCTCAAATTGCTGCAGGAGCTTTTTGCTTAGCACTGAAAATTCTCAGTAATGGTGAATGGACACCAACTCTACAGCACTACCTGTCCTACACGGAGGATTCCCTCCTCCTTGTTATGCAGCATCTGGCTAAGAATATAGTCATGGTGAATTGTGGACTTACAAAGCACATGACTGTGAAGAACAAGTATGCCACATCAAAGCATGCTAAGATCAGCACTCTGGCACAACTGAATTCTACATTGGTTCAAGATTTGGCAAAAGCTGTGGCAAAGTTTAGCTTATGA